The proteins below are encoded in one region of Acidobacteriota bacterium:
- a CDS encoding threonine/serine exporter family protein: MRRRQPPVPTHKLPRGDRRGMEFVMRLARALHVYGSPAHILEGALERIAQRLGIEAQFFATPTSVYAAFGSGPEQRLVLERLEPGRVNLEKLSLLDELLDGVLAGRVPIAELSSRLRRIVERPRRYGGLVTALGYAAASGSAARFFGGGWGEMAVATGVGLVLGLLANLSERSASLGRLYEPLAAALAAALAAVAAVLTGSLSAFVVMLAGLIVLIPGLTLTVAMRELATGNLVAGSSRLAGTVVVFVTIAFGVALGRRAMELLLGPLPEVPPVVLPWGADLFALAVSAWGLMVLFRARPRDYVWIFLAGALALYSGREGVRLLGPELGALQAALAVGLASNLFARFLRRPAAVTQVPGLMLLVPGSVGFRSLAMLLEEDTVIGVQTAFSMLLVATALVTGLLLANALLPPKRTL, from the coding sequence ATGCGCCGCCGCCAACCGCCGGTCCCGACCCACAAGCTGCCCCGTGGCGATCGCCGCGGCATGGAGTTCGTCATGCGGCTGGCGCGGGCGCTGCACGTCTACGGCAGCCCGGCCCACATTCTCGAGGGGGCCCTCGAGCGAATTGCACAGCGCCTCGGGATCGAGGCGCAGTTCTTCGCCACGCCGACCTCCGTCTACGCCGCCTTCGGCTCCGGTCCGGAGCAGCGGCTGGTGCTCGAGCGCCTCGAGCCGGGGCGGGTCAATCTGGAGAAGCTGTCGCTCCTCGACGAGCTCCTCGACGGCGTGCTGGCGGGACGGGTGCCGATCGCGGAGCTGTCTTCACGGTTGCGGCGTATCGTCGAGCGGCCGCGGCGCTACGGTGGCCTGGTCACCGCCCTGGGCTACGCCGCCGCCTCGGGCTCGGCGGCGCGATTCTTCGGCGGTGGTTGGGGCGAGATGGCGGTGGCGACGGGGGTCGGCCTGGTGCTCGGCCTGCTGGCCAATCTCAGTGAGCGATCGGCCTCCCTGGGGCGCCTCTACGAGCCTCTGGCGGCGGCCCTGGCGGCGGCCCTCGCCGCCGTCGCCGCGGTGCTCACCGGCAGCCTGTCGGCCTTCGTGGTCATGCTGGCCGGTCTCATCGTGTTGATTCCCGGGCTCACCTTGACGGTGGCCATGCGAGAGCTCGCCACCGGCAATCTGGTGGCCGGCAGCTCGCGCCTCGCCGGCACCGTGGTGGTCTTCGTCACCATCGCCTTCGGCGTTGCCCTCGGGCGTCGCGCCATGGAGCTGCTCCTCGGGCCGCTGCCGGAGGTGCCGCCGGTGGTCTTGCCCTGGGGCGCCGACCTCTTCGCCCTGGCGGTGTCGGCCTGGGGACTGATGGTCCTCTTCCGAGCCCGGCCGCGGGACTATGTGTGGATTTTTCTCGCCGGTGCCCTGGCTCTCTACAGCGGCCGCGAAGGGGTGCGCCTGCTCGGTCCCGAGCTCGGCGCCCTGCAGGCGGCGCTGGCGGTGGGGCTGGCGAGCAACCTCTTCGCCCGTTTCCTGCGCCGGCCGGCGGCGGTCACTCAGGTCCCCGGCTTGATGCTGCTGGTGCCCGGCAGCGTCGGCTTCCGCAGCCTGGCGATGCTGCTCGAGGAGGACACCGTCATCGGAGTGCAAACGGCCTTTTCGATGCTGCTGGTGGCGACCGCCCTGGTCACCGGTCTGTTGCTCGCCAACGCCCTGCTACCGCCGAAGCGGACTCTCTGA
- a CDS encoding aminotransferase class I/II-fold pyridoxal phosphate-dependent enzyme, translating to MREKKRFPSSRSAWSLATEAVHAGRSDFAALGVHAPPLDLSSTYPVADLASGTASLDSLVAGGGPCGSSVYSRLHNPTVARFEDALARLEGAEAAVAFASGMAALTACLMSVTGGDGGGDRRHVVACRPLYGGSDHLLSSGMLGLEVTWAEPDQVAEALRPETALVLIETPANPTLELIDIAAVVRQAGEVPVLVDSTFATPVLQRPLELGARWVLHSATKFLGGHGDVLAGAVATDDAGAAALRQVRLVTGGVLHPLAAYLLHRGLQTLPLRVRAAQQGAQLLAERLAAHPAVERVWYPGLPGGDPAALVGRQMAGPGAIFSFAPRGGFAAAARLMSDLELMTPAVSLGSTDTLIQHPAALTHRVVAEEARRRAGILPAMLRVSVGLESPEDLWRDLEVGLAAGRSATDRVA from the coding sequence ATGAGAGAGAAAAAGCGCTTCCCCTCGTCTCGTTCCGCCTGGAGCCTCGCGACCGAAGCCGTCCACGCCGGTCGCAGCGACTTCGCTGCGCTCGGGGTGCATGCCCCGCCCCTCGACCTGTCCTCGACCTACCCGGTGGCGGACCTCGCCTCCGGAACCGCCAGCCTCGACTCTTTGGTCGCCGGCGGCGGACCCTGCGGTAGCTCCGTCTACTCGCGACTCCACAATCCCACCGTGGCGCGCTTCGAAGACGCCCTGGCGAGATTGGAAGGCGCCGAGGCGGCGGTGGCCTTCGCTTCCGGCATGGCGGCTCTGACGGCCTGCCTGATGTCCGTGACCGGTGGCGACGGCGGCGGTGATCGGCGTCATGTGGTGGCCTGTCGACCGCTCTATGGCGGCAGTGATCACCTGCTGAGCAGCGGGATGCTCGGCCTCGAGGTCACCTGGGCGGAGCCCGATCAGGTGGCCGAGGCGCTGCGCCCGGAGACCGCGTTGGTCCTGATCGAGACCCCCGCCAATCCCACCCTCGAGCTGATCGACATCGCCGCGGTGGTGCGCCAGGCCGGCGAGGTGCCGGTGCTGGTGGATTCGACCTTCGCCACACCGGTGTTGCAGCGCCCTCTCGAGCTGGGAGCCCGCTGGGTTCTGCACAGCGCCACCAAGTTTCTCGGCGGCCATGGCGACGTGCTCGCCGGCGCGGTGGCGACGGACGATGCCGGGGCCGCCGCGCTGCGCCAGGTTCGTCTGGTCACCGGCGGCGTGCTGCATCCGCTGGCCGCCTATCTGCTCCATCGTGGGCTGCAGACGCTGCCCTTGCGAGTGCGGGCCGCGCAGCAGGGAGCGCAGCTCTTGGCCGAGCGCCTGGCGGCCCATCCGGCGGTGGAGCGGGTCTGGTATCCGGGTTTGCCGGGTGGTGATCCCGCGGCTCTGGTGGGACGGCAGATGGCCGGCCCGGGGGCGATCTTCTCGTTCGCCCCGCGCGGAGGCTTTGCGGCGGCGGCCCGCCTGATGTCCGATCTCGAGCTGATGACGCCGGCGGTCAGCCTGGGCTCGACGGACACCTTGATTCAGCACCCGGCGGCTTTGACCCATCGCGTCGTGGCGGAAGAAGCGCGGCGTCGGGCCGGCATCCTGCCGGCGATGCTGCGCGTCTCCGTCGGCTTGGAGTCGCCGGAAGACCTGTGGCGAGACCTTGAAGTAGGGCTCGCCGCCGGCCGCTCGGCTACCGATCGCGTGGCGTAG
- a CDS encoding Lrp/AsnC family transcriptional regulator — protein MHSLDRIDFELLAALQKNARMTNKELAARVGLAPSTCLERVRRLQREGALRGFHAEVSPQALGIGLQAMIAVRLQRHSRDLVGSFRRHALALAEVVAVYHLTGANDFLVHVAVRDPDHLRDLALDAFTTRSEVAHIETALIFEHQRSSTLPRLAEPMSWD, from the coding sequence ATGCACAGTCTCGACAGAATCGACTTCGAGCTTCTCGCCGCCTTGCAGAAGAATGCACGGATGACCAACAAGGAGCTGGCCGCGCGGGTCGGGCTGGCGCCGTCGACCTGTCTCGAGCGCGTCCGCCGCCTACAGCGGGAGGGTGCCCTGCGGGGATTCCACGCCGAGGTCTCGCCGCAAGCCCTCGGGATCGGACTGCAGGCGATGATCGCGGTCCGCCTGCAGCGCCACTCACGGGATCTGGTGGGCAGCTTCCGGCGCCACGCCCTCGCCCTGGCGGAGGTCGTCGCCGTCTACCACCTCACCGGCGCCAACGACTTCCTGGTCCACGTCGCGGTGCGCGACCCGGACCACCTGCGGGACCTCGCCCTCGACGCCTTCACCACCCGCTCGGAAGTCGCCCACATCGAGACGGCACTGATCTTCGAGCATCAGCGCAGCTCCACCCTGCCGCGGCTCGCCGAGCCAATGTCCTGGGATTGA
- a CDS encoding HDIG domain-containing metalloprotein, translated as MERSEAWETVQEHVADGGLRRHMVAVEAAMRFYAEKLGGDPEAWGLAGLLHDFDWEIHPSLERHPADGAPILRQRGCPEEVVQAILSHNTEGTGVERQKAMDFALLASDEITGLIIAAVLVRPHKDVRQLKVKSVKKSWKEKSFAAGVDREHVRQATEDFSSACFDGKLELWEHVGNVLTAMQGAAELLALDGRDAAG; from the coding sequence ATGGAGCGATCAGAAGCCTGGGAAACGGTTCAGGAGCACGTCGCCGACGGCGGCCTGCGGCGCCACATGGTGGCGGTGGAGGCGGCAATGCGGTTCTACGCCGAGAAGCTGGGAGGCGATCCGGAAGCCTGGGGACTGGCCGGCTTGCTGCACGACTTCGACTGGGAGATCCACCCGTCTCTAGAACGCCATCCGGCCGATGGGGCGCCGATTCTGCGCCAGCGCGGCTGTCCTGAAGAGGTGGTGCAGGCGATCCTCTCGCACAACACCGAGGGCACTGGCGTTGAGCGCCAGAAAGCGATGGATTTCGCCCTCTTGGCGAGCGACGAGATCACCGGTTTGATCATCGCCGCGGTTCTGGTGCGGCCCCACAAGGACGTTCGCCAGCTCAAGGTCAAGTCGGTGAAGAAGTCCTGGAAGGAAAAGAGCTTCGCCGCCGGCGTCGACCGCGAGCACGTGCGTCAGGCGACGGAGGACTTCAGCTCCGCCTGCTTCGACGGCAAGCTCGAGCTCTGGGAGCACGTCGGCAATGTGCTGACGGCGATGCAGGGGGCCGCCGAGCTGCTCGCGCTCGACGGCCGGGATGCGGCGGGCTGA
- a CDS encoding dipeptidase has protein sequence MSPKSLLIFLLCLLAATLVAAEVPSASARKASDHARQNYSQAVEDTLAELVTFKTFKTPDQANTDNPEFHAMTEFLAARAKALGLEFQDLGAAVVIALGEGQGPADRIGIVTHGDIQPADPSKWAKSPFVLDRESEPGRLIARGAEDDKGPIATALYSLKTLKDLEIPLAKRVELVIAYTEESDWTPFQKLLETWQPPAINVVIDSAYPVVVAEKGWSSVHLTAAPPEVAVAVSGPRLLSIEGGAFLSQIPADARAVIADPAPALVGVLGDRARTRKEVEFQLKGSAGKLEIIARGKAAHSSTPENGVNAITHLAALLGGIPWPETQAARTVRLINDLVGLGNEAENFGDVAYGDEFMGPLTLSLTTLEQRDDQTTLGINIRRPVGRSNEEVDRSVRQAVAAWSEESSIPVAIETSIGEPYFPEGAPQVDTLLAIFESYTGQQDPKPLSIGGGTHARLLPNGVNFGPAMPGKAYTGHTEHEFITRDQLRLNLEMYTAMMVELAAKK, from the coding sequence ATGTCACCCAAGAGTCTCCTCATCTTCCTGCTCTGTCTCCTTGCCGCGACCCTGGTCGCTGCCGAAGTTCCCTCGGCCAGCGCCCGCAAGGCTTCCGATCACGCGCGCCAGAACTACTCCCAAGCGGTCGAGGACACGCTCGCCGAGCTGGTGACCTTCAAGACCTTCAAGACGCCGGACCAGGCCAACACCGACAATCCCGAGTTCCACGCCATGACCGAGTTCCTGGCGGCCCGGGCCAAGGCCCTCGGGCTCGAGTTCCAGGACCTCGGAGCCGCCGTCGTGATCGCCCTCGGAGAAGGCCAAGGGCCGGCCGATCGCATCGGCATCGTGACCCACGGCGACATCCAGCCGGCGGACCCGTCGAAGTGGGCCAAGAGCCCCTTCGTGCTCGACCGCGAGAGCGAGCCGGGACGCTTGATCGCCCGCGGTGCCGAGGACGACAAGGGGCCGATCGCCACCGCCCTCTATTCGCTCAAGACTCTGAAGGATCTCGAGATTCCCCTCGCCAAGCGCGTCGAGCTGGTCATCGCCTATACCGAGGAGTCCGATTGGACGCCCTTCCAGAAGCTGCTCGAGACCTGGCAGCCGCCGGCAATCAACGTCGTCATCGACTCGGCCTATCCGGTGGTGGTGGCCGAGAAGGGCTGGAGCTCGGTGCACCTGACGGCGGCGCCGCCGGAGGTCGCCGTGGCGGTCAGCGGTCCGCGCCTGCTCAGCATCGAGGGCGGCGCCTTTCTGTCGCAGATCCCGGCCGACGCCCGCGCCGTGATCGCCGATCCGGCACCCGCCCTGGTCGGCGTCCTGGGTGACCGGGCGCGCACCCGCAAAGAGGTCGAGTTCCAGCTCAAGGGTAGCGCCGGCAAGCTCGAGATCATCGCCCGCGGCAAGGCGGCCCATTCCTCGACTCCAGAGAACGGTGTCAACGCCATCACCCATCTGGCCGCCCTCCTCGGTGGCATTCCCTGGCCGGAAACTCAGGCGGCACGCACCGTCCGGCTGATCAACGATCTCGTCGGCTTGGGGAATGAAGCCGAGAACTTCGGCGACGTCGCCTACGGTGACGAGTTCATGGGTCCCCTGACCCTCTCCCTGACCACCCTCGAGCAGCGCGATGACCAGACCACCCTCGGCATCAACATCCGTCGCCCGGTGGGACGCAGCAATGAAGAAGTCGACCGCAGCGTTCGTCAGGCGGTGGCGGCCTGGAGCGAGGAGAGCTCCATCCCGGTCGCCATCGAGACCTCGATCGGTGAGCCCTACTTTCCGGAAGGCGCCCCGCAGGTGGACACCCTGCTGGCGATCTTCGAGAGCTATACCGGCCAGCAAGACCCGAAACCGCTATCGATCGGCGGCGGTACCCATGCCCGCCTGCTCCCCAATGGCGTCAACTTCGGCCCGGCGATGCCCGGCAAGGCCTACACCGGTCACACCGAGCACGAGTTCATCACCCGAGACCAGCTGCGCCTCAACCTCGAGATGTACACCGCCATGATGGTGGAGCTGGCGGCAAAGAAGTAG
- a CDS encoding succinylglutamate desuccinylase/aspartoacylase family protein, producing MKRRPLVIAGEKVALGERREIELPVSESYSGGDVRVPLRVERAERPGPTVLVLAAIHGDELNGTGVVRRLLIDPPFELEAGSLILVPVVNILGFERLSRYLPDRRDLNRSFPGSKSGSLARRLARRIFDQLVTKSDYALDFHTAAVRRTNFPNVRADLGQEEVRRLARAFGWPLVVDHPGPKGSLRQAASAQGCPTISLEAGEVWKIEAGVVEIGVRGVRNVLIDLGMVEGQRHEPAYRAETTGTAWLRSDAGGLLTFHVAPGDVVEAGQPVAAVTDLIGREKWTLSAAREGVVLGLTTLPAVKPGDPVCHLAYPRDGIAPIRQSLAGLEADSLHERLRDDLSAGVAVTVPDPA from the coding sequence GTGAAGCGCCGACCCCTGGTGATCGCCGGCGAAAAGGTCGCCCTCGGCGAGCGCCGTGAGATCGAGTTGCCGGTGAGCGAGAGCTACAGCGGCGGCGATGTCCGGGTGCCGCTGCGGGTCGAGCGCGCCGAGCGGCCGGGGCCGACGGTGCTGGTGCTGGCGGCGATTCACGGTGACGAGCTCAACGGTACCGGCGTGGTGCGGCGATTGCTGATCGATCCGCCCTTCGAGCTCGAGGCCGGAAGCCTGATCCTGGTGCCGGTGGTCAATATCCTCGGCTTCGAGCGCCTGTCCCGCTACTTGCCGGACCGGCGCGATCTCAACCGCAGCTTTCCGGGATCGAAGTCCGGCAGCCTGGCGCGGCGGCTGGCGCGCCGCATCTTCGACCAGCTGGTGACGAAGAGCGACTACGCCCTCGACTTCCACACCGCGGCGGTGCGACGCACCAACTTCCCGAACGTGCGCGCCGACCTCGGTCAGGAGGAAGTGCGCCGGCTCGCCCGCGCCTTCGGCTGGCCCCTGGTGGTCGACCATCCGGGGCCCAAAGGCTCGTTGCGCCAGGCGGCCAGTGCACAGGGCTGTCCGACCATCTCGCTGGAGGCCGGCGAGGTGTGGAAGATCGAGGCCGGGGTGGTGGAGATCGGCGTGCGCGGCGTGCGCAACGTGCTGATCGATCTCGGCATGGTCGAGGGCCAGCGCCATGAGCCCGCCTACCGCGCCGAGACCACCGGCACCGCCTGGCTGCGCTCCGATGCCGGCGGCTTGCTGACCTTTCACGTCGCGCCCGGCGACGTCGTCGAGGCCGGCCAGCCGGTGGCCGCGGTGACCGACCTGATCGGGCGCGAGAAGTGGACCCTGAGCGCGGCTCGCGAGGGAGTCGTCCTGGGGCTCACCACCCTGCCGGCGGTCAAGCCCGGCGATCCGGTGTGCCACCTGGCCTACCCCCGCGATGGCATCGCGCCGATTCGACAATCCCTCGCCGGCCTCGAGGCCGACAGTCTGCACGAGCGACTGCGGGACGATCTCTCGGCCGGGGTCGCGGTCACCGTTCCGGACCCTGCTTGA
- a CDS encoding RimK family alpha-L-glutamate ligase, whose amino-acid sequence MKLGILTRNPHCYSTRRLVQAARARRHEVQLLDVLKLSISLAEGKPDLLLRGDSLGDLDAVIPRIGASVTFVGTAVVRQLEQMGVYTANPSLGISRSRDKLRSHQILSRHQIGIPRTEFVHRGRDILPAIERLGGAPVVIKLLEGTQGVGVILAETLEVARAIIETLQSNDQKVLIQKFVAESRGRDVRALVVGDRVVAAMRRYAAGSEFRSNLHRGGSAVAIDLDEEYAETAVRAAQILGLRVAGVDMLESADGPQVAEVNSSPGLQGIEVTSRIDVAGAILEYVSDQVQFPDLDIRQRLTGSPGYGVAELPVAETSPLVGQTLGDIGLRGAEVTALTVQRGKRLLANPADDLAVAAGDRILCFGRLESIRAILPQAAPGPLQPLADLPPMDHEEELE is encoded by the coding sequence ATGAAGCTCGGCATCCTGACCCGCAATCCCCACTGCTACAGCACTCGGCGCTTGGTGCAGGCGGCGCGGGCGCGCCGCCACGAGGTGCAACTACTCGATGTCCTCAAGCTGTCCATCTCGCTTGCCGAGGGCAAGCCGGACCTGCTGCTGCGCGGCGACTCCTTGGGGGATCTCGATGCCGTCATTCCGCGCATCGGAGCCTCCGTCACCTTCGTCGGCACGGCGGTGGTGCGGCAGCTCGAGCAGATGGGGGTCTACACCGCCAATCCCTCCCTCGGCATCTCGCGCTCGCGCGACAAGCTGCGCTCTCATCAGATCCTGAGCCGTCATCAGATCGGAATTCCGCGCACCGAGTTCGTTCACCGCGGGCGCGACATCCTGCCGGCCATCGAGCGCCTGGGTGGCGCACCGGTGGTGATCAAGCTGCTCGAAGGCACTCAGGGGGTGGGGGTGATCCTGGCCGAGACTCTGGAGGTCGCCCGGGCGATCATCGAGACGCTGCAGAGCAACGATCAGAAAGTCCTGATCCAGAAGTTCGTCGCCGAGAGTCGCGGGCGCGACGTGCGCGCTCTGGTGGTGGGGGACCGGGTGGTGGCGGCGATGCGCCGCTATGCCGCCGGCAGCGAGTTTCGGTCCAACCTGCACCGCGGCGGCAGTGCCGTCGCCATCGATCTCGACGAGGAGTACGCCGAGACCGCCGTGCGCGCTGCTCAGATCCTCGGCCTGCGGGTTGCCGGCGTCGACATGCTGGAGAGCGCCGACGGACCGCAGGTCGCCGAGGTCAACTCGTCTCCCGGCCTCCAGGGCATCGAGGTGACCTCGCGGATCGACGTCGCCGGCGCCATCCTCGAGTACGTCAGCGATCAGGTGCAGTTCCCGGATCTCGATATTCGCCAGCGGCTGACCGGAAGCCCCGGCTACGGCGTGGCCGAGCTGCCGGTGGCGGAAACCTCGCCCTTGGTGGGGCAGACCCTCGGCGACATCGGCTTGCGCGGTGCCGAGGTGACGGCCCTCACCGTCCAGCGTGGCAAGCGCCTGCTGGCTAACCCGGCGGACGACTTGGCGGTGGCCGCCGGAGATCGCATTCTCTGCTTCGGCCGTCTCGAGTCGATTCGGGCAATCCTGCCGCAGGCGGCTCCCGGGCCGCTGCAACCGCTCGCCGACCTGCCGCCGATGGACCATGAGGAGGAGCTCGAGTGA
- a CDS encoding pyridoxal phosphate-dependent aminotransferase, translating to MNGETPHPAFRPVPRTGVIYVTHQAQERGFRAGDPSWSNLGQGQPETGHLEGAPERVEAVAIDPRDRDYAPVPGLWELRQAVAELYNRLYRRGMASQYSAENVAISGGGRASLTRAVAALGRVNLGHFLPDYTAYEELLDIFRRVTAIPILLGRERAYEFSASDLRREVSGRGLSALLMSNPSNPMGKLVSGPDLDRWLEICRELDCTLLCDEFYSHFVWRADGEEPLPVVSAARYVEDVDRDPVVIFDGLTKNWRYPGWRVTWALAPRRVVEAMESAGSFLDGGGSCPLQRAAAELLSPRAVLAETEAIRRTFLPKRELMLRRVREMGMGVDREPDGTFYAFVSLDALPEPLRDGLAFFRAALERQVICVPGVFFDINPGRRRSQRLSRFRRHVRLSFGPPREEVERGLDRLEAMIRDAS from the coding sequence ATGAACGGCGAAACGCCCCATCCCGCCTTTCGACCGGTCCCCCGCACGGGAGTGATCTACGTCACTCACCAGGCCCAGGAGCGCGGCTTCCGGGCCGGCGATCCGAGCTGGAGCAATCTCGGCCAGGGGCAGCCCGAAACCGGCCATCTGGAGGGTGCCCCCGAGCGCGTCGAGGCGGTGGCGATCGATCCGCGCGATCGCGACTACGCTCCCGTACCGGGTCTGTGGGAGCTGCGGCAGGCGGTGGCGGAGCTCTACAACCGGCTCTACCGGCGCGGCATGGCGTCGCAATACAGTGCCGAGAACGTCGCCATCTCGGGCGGTGGCAGGGCCTCCTTGACGCGCGCCGTGGCGGCCCTGGGAAGGGTCAATCTGGGACATTTCCTGCCCGACTACACGGCCTACGAAGAGCTGCTGGACATCTTTCGCCGGGTGACCGCGATCCCGATCCTCCTCGGGCGCGAGCGGGCCTACGAGTTCAGCGCCTCGGACCTGCGGCGGGAAGTTTCGGGACGAGGGTTGTCGGCATTGCTGATGTCGAATCCCTCGAACCCGATGGGCAAGCTGGTCAGCGGTCCCGATCTCGACCGCTGGCTGGAAATCTGCCGTGAGCTCGACTGCACGCTGCTGTGCGACGAGTTCTACTCCCACTTCGTTTGGCGCGCCGATGGCGAGGAGCCGCTGCCGGTGGTGAGCGCGGCGCGCTACGTCGAGGATGTCGATCGCGATCCGGTGGTGATCTTCGATGGCTTGACCAAGAACTGGCGCTATCCGGGCTGGCGGGTGACCTGGGCCCTGGCGCCGCGGCGGGTGGTCGAGGCGATGGAGAGCGCCGGCTCCTTTCTCGATGGCGGCGGCTCGTGCCCATTGCAGCGCGCCGCCGCCGAGCTGCTCTCACCGCGAGCGGTGCTGGCAGAGACCGAAGCGATTCGCCGAACCTTCCTCCCCAAGCGCGAGCTGATGCTGCGCCGAGTGCGCGAGATGGGCATGGGAGTCGATCGTGAGCCCGACGGTACGTTCTACGCCTTCGTGTCCCTCGACGCCCTGCCGGAGCCGCTGCGCGATGGCCTGGCTTTCTTTCGAGCCGCCCTCGAGCGGCAGGTGATCTGCGTCCCCGGGGTCTTCTTCGATATCAACCCCGGGCGCCGTCGCTCTCAGCGCCTGTCGCGTTTTCGGCGCCACGTGCGCCTTTCCTTCGGGCCGCCAAGGGAAGAGGTCGAGCGCGGCCTCGACCGCCTCGAGGCGATGATCCGCGACGCCTCCTAG
- a CDS encoding CAP domain-containing protein, producing the protein MADSKILSALLVLSSFAFAGLAGAGAPTIEEQLVEAINQERWINGQLPPFKGHNQLATAAENHSVAMANRNFFGHCDLDTLSSAGSRAATAGYTGGSIAENLAAGQGTVAGVVAGWMASSGHRNNILSNRRDTGTGFFFQAGDQNNVRVDLDGDCATDQISGPFGEYWTQVFGTRSSVYPVVIDREAWSTDSRNVELYLYGTGWAAEMRLRNESGAFGNWMSFSTILPWQLSAGGGLKEVFVELRNGAGTVRTASDTIRFEGGVSLFEDGFESGNTSAWTTTVQ; encoded by the coding sequence ATGGCCGATTCGAAAATTCTCTCCGCCCTTTTGGTCCTCTCTTCCTTCGCCTTTGCCGGACTCGCCGGAGCGGGGGCTCCCACCATCGAAGAGCAACTCGTCGAGGCGATCAACCAGGAACGCTGGATCAATGGCCAGCTGCCGCCCTTCAAGGGTCACAACCAGCTGGCGACGGCGGCCGAGAATCACTCGGTGGCGATGGCCAACCGCAACTTCTTCGGCCACTGCGACCTCGACACCCTGTCGAGCGCCGGTAGCCGAGCGGCGACGGCGGGCTACACCGGTGGCTCGATCGCCGAGAACCTCGCCGCCGGCCAGGGCACCGTGGCGGGGGTGGTGGCCGGGTGGATGGCGAGTTCTGGCCATCGCAACAACATCCTTTCCAATCGGCGGGATACCGGCACCGGGTTCTTCTTCCAGGCCGGCGATCAGAACAACGTGCGGGTGGATCTCGATGGCGATTGCGCTACCGACCAGATCTCCGGTCCCTTTGGCGAGTATTGGACCCAGGTCTTCGGCACCCGTTCTTCCGTCTACCCGGTGGTGATCGACCGCGAGGCCTGGTCGACGGACAGCCGCAACGTCGAGCTCTACCTCTACGGCACCGGCTGGGCGGCGGAGATGCGGCTGCGCAACGAGAGCGGTGCTTTCGGCAACTGGATGTCCTTCAGCACCATTCTTCCGTGGCAGCTCTCCGCCGGTGGCGGACTGAAAGAGGTCTTCGTCGAGCTGCGCAACGGCGCCGGGACGGTGCGCACGGCGAGCGACACGATCCGCTTCGAGGGCGGCGTCAGCCTGTTCGAGGACGGCTTCGAGTCCGGCAACACCTCCGCCTGGACGACCACCGTCCAGTAG
- a CDS encoding TrmH family RNA methyltransferase: MKQPSLPGDASDRDEVGVGPHPRPWPDDDRLDPALLATGDRRNVTDNYRYWKVEAIVADLDRRRHGFHVAIENWLHDPNIGTVVRNANAFLAEAVHIIGRRRWNRRGAMMTEVYQHVLKHPTLEDFAGWCRERDLPVLGIDNLPGSRPIHQAEIPQRCVLLFGREGPGLSAGARELVSSVLSIPQFGSTRSINAGSASAVAMVEWCRRWAG; the protein is encoded by the coding sequence GTGAAACAACCGTCACTGCCCGGCGACGCATCGGATCGGGACGAGGTCGGGGTCGGCCCCCACCCTCGCCCGTGGCCCGACGACGACCGCCTCGATCCCGCGTTGCTCGCCACCGGCGACCGGCGCAACGTCACCGACAACTACCGCTATTGGAAGGTGGAGGCGATCGTCGCCGATCTCGATCGTCGCCGCCACGGTTTTCACGTCGCCATCGAGAACTGGCTCCACGATCCCAACATCGGCACCGTGGTGCGCAATGCCAACGCATTCTTGGCCGAGGCCGTCCACATCATCGGACGACGGCGCTGGAATCGCCGTGGGGCGATGATGACGGAGGTCTACCAGCACGTCCTCAAGCACCCGACGCTGGAAGATTTCGCCGGCTGGTGCCGCGAACGAGATCTACCGGTGCTCGGCATCGACAACCTGCCCGGCTCGCGGCCGATCCACCAGGCGGAGATTCCGCAGCGCTGCGTCTTGCTCTTCGGCCGCGAAGGCCCCGGCCTGTCGGCCGGGGCTCGCGAGCTGGTCAGCAGCGTGTTGTCGATTCCCCAGTTCGGCTCGACCCGCTCGATCAACGCCGGCTCCGCCTCGGCGGTGGCGATGGTCGAGTGGTGCCGCCGCTGGGCCGGCTGA